A window of Cucurbita pepo subsp. pepo cultivar mu-cu-16 chromosome LG06, ASM280686v2, whole genome shotgun sequence contains these coding sequences:
- the LOC111797637 gene encoding probable LRR receptor-like serine/threonine-protein kinase At1g53440 isoform X3 yields MDLTTLRLRLRVRIRILVLVLGLLFFNLFFLFGCHAQPLPEHEVSALRAISAQLKILKWKVDQNSCNDPNSSFVSEVSCTCSVDSCSVYSIRINQNLRGHLPAAFANLSGLTVLSHSKFHIRTNPCRLWSPSSASFIPPEIGDIASLEELVLDNNQLGGTLPESLGKLSRLRRLLLSANYFTGPIPESYGNLRNLTDFWIDGNGVSGKLPEFIGNWTNIKKLYMQGTSMETPIPDAISKLKSLEELGITDLKGLPTSFPDLTQLTSLRRLFLRNCLIHDRIPDYMGQSFNNLEILDLSCNRLSGPIPETFGKLVHQSTEYMFMGNNSLSGQVPDWIMTSGRNIDLSYNNFTRSSVPNYCRQYDVNLVSSYSTIKNGNQKQEDDWCLRKNLPCPKEARYDSLFINCGGKSMNFTGNEYEGDTMGNSAQSSSFDFSKGNWGYSSTGVFLGNEGLPYTVTNTSPISATGVYETARVAPVSLKYYGFCLRKGSYNVKLHFAEIMFTTAHQDFSESGRRIFDISIQGKLIQTDFNLTMKAGGVGKSYILEETDIQVNKEGTLEIHLYWAGKGTNAIPERGVYGPLISAITVTSDADSKDPSTPSKPPISEVDHVPLSPGAIVGILAAEAFFIILVLGILWWRGCLGWKITRPKDWEGLSLQIGSFTLKQITTATNNFDSSNKIGEGGFGPVYKGILPDGTVIAVKKLSSTSNQGKREFVNEIGTISSLQHPYLVKLYGCCTERDQLLLVYEYVQNNSLARALFGPKECQLELNWPTRLQICIGIAKGLAFLHEESGLKIVHRDIKGTNILLDENLTPKISDFGLAKLDEEENTHMTTRIAGTFGYMAPEYATRGHLTDKADVYSFGIVALEIVSGRSNTLYRSKEKCLYLLDWALVVKDQGNLLELVDPRLGSNFDPGEAMAMINIALLCTNVSFSARPTMSSVVSMLEGKAAVEELTTNPNDLREEINAMWRLMQQNHKMIDNGCHCESVSSMDMPSTNPSSSF; encoded by the exons ATGGATTTAACGACACTTCGTCTTCGTCTTCGTGTTCGTATTCgtattcttgttcttgttcttgggtTGCTGTTTTTCAACTTGTTCTTCCTATTTGGATGCCATGCGCAGCCTCTGCCTGAACATGAAG TGAGTGCCCTTCGAGCCATATCCGCACAGCTGAAGATCTTAAAGTGGAAAGTCGACCAAAATTCTTGCAACGACCCTAATAGTAGTTTCGTTAGCGAGGTGAGCTGCACTTGCTCCGTTGATTCTTGCAGTGTCTACTCCAT CCGGATAAATCAGAACTTACGAGGGCATCTTCCCGCGGCATTTGCAAATCTGAGTGGCCTCACAGTTTT ATCTCACTCGAAATTTCATATCCGGACCAATCCCTGCAGACTTTGGTCGCCTTCCTCTGCGTCATTT ATTCCTCCAGAAATTGGTGATATTGCTTCACTCGAGGAACT GGTTTTGGACAACAATCAGCTTGGAGGAACTCTTCCGGAAAGCCTCGGCAAATTGAGCCGTTTGCGAAGGCT ACTTCTTTCTGCCAATTATTTCACAGGCCCCATTCCAGAATCTTATGGAAACTTGAGGAATTTGACTGATTT TTGGATAGATGGAAATGGTGTATCGGGAAAGCTTCCTGAATTTATTGGCAATTGGACCAACATTAAGAAATT ATATATGCAAGGAACTTCTATGGAAACCCCTATTCCTGATGCCATATCCAAGTTAAAAAGCTTAGAGGAACT GGGGATAACCGATTTGAAGGGACTGCCAACAAGTTTTCCCGATTTGACTCAATTGACATCTTTACGCCGACT CTTCCTAAGAAATTGCTTAATCCACGATCGTATTCCTGACTATATGGGACAGTCGTTTAATAACTTAGAAATTTT AGATTTAAGCTGCAACAGACTAAGCGGTCCAATTCCAGAAACATTTGGAAAGCTAGTACACCAGTCAACTGAGTACAT GTTTATGGGTAATAACTCGTTAAGCGGCCAAGTACCCGATTGGATTATGACCTCCGGAAGGAACAT agATTTATCTTACAACAATTTTACAAGGTCGTCTGTTCCCAACTATTGTCGGCAGTATGATGT GAACTTGGTTTCAAGTTACTCAACTATAAAGAATGGGAATCAAAAGCAAGA AGATGATTGGTGCCTGAGGAAAAATCTCCCTTGCCCTAAAGAAGCTCGAT ATGAttcattattcattaattGTGGAGGAAAAAGCATGAACTTTACTGGTAATGAATACGAAGGGGATACGATGGGTAACAGTGCGCAGTCCAGCTCCTTCGATTTTTCCAAAGGAAATTGGGGTTACAGCTCTACTGGTGTTTTCTTGGGAAATGAGGGACTTCCTTACACAGTCACAAACACCAGTCCCATTTCTGCTACGGGTGTCTATGAGACAGCTCGAGTTGCTCCTGTTTCCCTCAAATACTATGGATTTTGCTTGAGGAAAGGAAGTTACAATGTCAAGCTTCACTTTGCTGAAATTATGTTTACTACTGCTCACCAAGACTTCAGCGAATCCGGAAGGCGCATATTTGATATCTCAATTCAA GGAAAACTGATTCAAACAGATTTTAACCTCACGATGAAAGCTGGAGGTGTTGGTAAGAGCTATATTTTGGAAGAGACTGATATTCAAGTCAACAAAGAAGGCACTTTAGAGATCCACTTATATTGGGCTGGTAAAGGAACAAATGCCATTCCTGAGAGAGGGGTGTACGGACCTCTAATATCAGCCATTACAGTAACATCCG aTGCAGACTCCAAGGATCCATCAACACCTTCCAAGCCTCCAATATCAGAAGTTGATCATGTTCCCCTTTCTCCCGGTGCAATCGTTGGAATTTTGGCTGCAGAAGCcttctttataattttggttCTTGGAATTTTATGGTGGAGAGGGTGTCTTGGATGGAAAATTACACGTCCAAAAG ATTGGGAGGGTCTGAGTCTGCAAATTGGTTCATTTACTTTAAAGCAAATCACAACTGCAACCAATAACTTCGACAGTTCCAATAAGATAGGGGAAGGTGGTTTTGGACCTGTTTACAAG GGTATTCTCCCGGATGGTACCGTGATTGCAGTGAAGAAACTTTCTTCAACGTCAAATCAAGGAAAACGCGAATTTGTGAATGAGATAGGCACGATATCATCTTTGCAGCATCCATATCTAGTAAAGCTTTATGGATGTTGCACTGAAAGAGATCAGCTTTTGCTAGTATATGAATATGTGCAAAATAATAGCCTCGCTCGGGCCTTATTTG GTCCTAAGGAATGCCAGTTAGAATTGAATTGGCCAACAAGGCTACAAATTTGTATTGGTATAGCCAAAGGTTTGGCTTTTCTTCATGAGGAGTCGGGATTGAAGATTGTTCACCGAGACATCAAAGGAACTAATATATTGCTAGATGAAAATCTCACTCCAAAGATATCTGACTTTGGTTTGGCCAAGCttgatgaagaagagaatACCCACATGACCACTCGGATTGCTGGAACATT TGGATACATGGCGCCAGAATATGCAACAAGAGGCCACTTAACTGATAAGGCAGATGTTTATAGTTTTGGTATTGTGGCATTAGAAATAGTTAGTGGAAGGAGCAACACCTTATATCGATCAAAGGAGAAGTGCCTTTATCTTCTCGATTGG GCACTTGTGGTGAAAGACCAAGGCAACTTATTGGAGCTGGTTGATCCAAGGTTGGGCTCTAATTTCGACCCAGGCGAGGCAATGGCTATGATCAACATTGCTCTCCTCTGCACCAATGTGTCTTTTTCGGCGAGACCAACCATGTCATCGGTGGTGAGCATGCTGGAAGGCAAGGCTGCAGTCGAGGAATTGACTACAAATCCAAATGACTTAAGAGAAGAGATCAACGCAATGTGGAGACTTATGCAGCAGAACCATAAAATGATTGATAACGGCTGCCACTGTGAGAGTGTATCGTCTATGGACATGCCATCTACCAATCCTTCGTCATCTTTTTGA
- the LOC111797637 gene encoding probable LRR receptor-like serine/threonine-protein kinase At1g53440 isoform X4, translated as MDLTTLRLRLRVRIRILVLVLGLLFFNLFFLFGCHAQPLPEHEVSALRAISAQLKILKWKVDQNSCNDPNSSFVSEPDKSELTRASSRGICKSEWPHSFRSHSKFHIRTNPCRLWSPSSASFIPPEIGDIASLEELVLDNNQLGGTLPESLGKLSRLRRLLLSANYFTGPIPESYGNLRNLTDFWIDGNGVSGKLPEFIGNWTNIKKLYMQGTSMETPIPDAISKLKSLEELGITDLKGLPTSFPDLTQLTSLRRLFLRNCLIHDRIPDYMGQSFNNLEILDLSCNRLSGPIPETFGKLVHQSTEYMFMGNNSLSGQVPDWIMTSGRNIDLSYNNFTRSSVPNYCRQYDVNLVSSYSTIKNGNQKQEDDWCLRKNLPCPKEARYDSLFINCGGKSMNFTGNEYEGDTMGNSAQSSSFDFSKGNWGYSSTGVFLGNEGLPYTVTNTSPISATGVYETARVAPVSLKYYGFCLRKGSYNVKLHFAEIMFTTAHQDFSESGRRIFDISIQGKLIQTDFNLTMKAGGVGKSYILEETDIQVNKEGTLEIHLYWAGKGTNAIPERGVYGPLISAITVTSDADSKDPSTPSKPPISEVDHVPLSPGAIVGILAAEAFFIILVLGILWWRGCLGWKITRPKDWEGLSLQIGSFTLKQITTATNNFDSSNKIGEGGFGPVYKGILPDGTVIAVKKLSSTSNQGKREFVNEIGTISSLQHPYLVKLYGCCTERDQLLLVYEYVQNNSLARALFGPKECQLELNWPTRLQICIGIAKGLAFLHEESGLKIVHRDIKGTNILLDENLTPKISDFGLAKLDEEENTHMTTRIAGTFGYMAPEYATRGHLTDKADVYSFGIVALEIVSGRSNTLYRSKEKCLYLLDWALVVKDQGNLLELVDPRLGSNFDPGEAMAMINIALLCTNVSFSARPTMSSVVSMLEGKAAVEELTTNPNDLREEINAMWRLMQQNHKMIDNGCHCESVSSMDMPSTNPSSSF; from the exons ATGGATTTAACGACACTTCGTCTTCGTCTTCGTGTTCGTATTCgtattcttgttcttgttcttgggtTGCTGTTTTTCAACTTGTTCTTCCTATTTGGATGCCATGCGCAGCCTCTGCCTGAACATGAAG TGAGTGCCCTTCGAGCCATATCCGCACAGCTGAAGATCTTAAAGTGGAAAGTCGACCAAAATTCTTGCAACGACCCTAATAGTAGTTTCGTTAGCGAG CCGGATAAATCAGAACTTACGAGGGCATCTTCCCGCGGCATTTGCAAATCTGAGTGGCCTCACAGTTTT AGATCTCACTCGAAATTTCATATCCGGACCAATCCCTGCAGACTTTGGTCGCCTTCCTCTGCGTCATTT ATTCCTCCAGAAATTGGTGATATTGCTTCACTCGAGGAACT GGTTTTGGACAACAATCAGCTTGGAGGAACTCTTCCGGAAAGCCTCGGCAAATTGAGCCGTTTGCGAAGGCT ACTTCTTTCTGCCAATTATTTCACAGGCCCCATTCCAGAATCTTATGGAAACTTGAGGAATTTGACTGATTT TTGGATAGATGGAAATGGTGTATCGGGAAAGCTTCCTGAATTTATTGGCAATTGGACCAACATTAAGAAATT ATATATGCAAGGAACTTCTATGGAAACCCCTATTCCTGATGCCATATCCAAGTTAAAAAGCTTAGAGGAACT GGGGATAACCGATTTGAAGGGACTGCCAACAAGTTTTCCCGATTTGACTCAATTGACATCTTTACGCCGACT CTTCCTAAGAAATTGCTTAATCCACGATCGTATTCCTGACTATATGGGACAGTCGTTTAATAACTTAGAAATTTT AGATTTAAGCTGCAACAGACTAAGCGGTCCAATTCCAGAAACATTTGGAAAGCTAGTACACCAGTCAACTGAGTACAT GTTTATGGGTAATAACTCGTTAAGCGGCCAAGTACCCGATTGGATTATGACCTCCGGAAGGAACAT agATTTATCTTACAACAATTTTACAAGGTCGTCTGTTCCCAACTATTGTCGGCAGTATGATGT GAACTTGGTTTCAAGTTACTCAACTATAAAGAATGGGAATCAAAAGCAAGA AGATGATTGGTGCCTGAGGAAAAATCTCCCTTGCCCTAAAGAAGCTCGAT ATGAttcattattcattaattGTGGAGGAAAAAGCATGAACTTTACTGGTAATGAATACGAAGGGGATACGATGGGTAACAGTGCGCAGTCCAGCTCCTTCGATTTTTCCAAAGGAAATTGGGGTTACAGCTCTACTGGTGTTTTCTTGGGAAATGAGGGACTTCCTTACACAGTCACAAACACCAGTCCCATTTCTGCTACGGGTGTCTATGAGACAGCTCGAGTTGCTCCTGTTTCCCTCAAATACTATGGATTTTGCTTGAGGAAAGGAAGTTACAATGTCAAGCTTCACTTTGCTGAAATTATGTTTACTACTGCTCACCAAGACTTCAGCGAATCCGGAAGGCGCATATTTGATATCTCAATTCAA GGAAAACTGATTCAAACAGATTTTAACCTCACGATGAAAGCTGGAGGTGTTGGTAAGAGCTATATTTTGGAAGAGACTGATATTCAAGTCAACAAAGAAGGCACTTTAGAGATCCACTTATATTGGGCTGGTAAAGGAACAAATGCCATTCCTGAGAGAGGGGTGTACGGACCTCTAATATCAGCCATTACAGTAACATCCG aTGCAGACTCCAAGGATCCATCAACACCTTCCAAGCCTCCAATATCAGAAGTTGATCATGTTCCCCTTTCTCCCGGTGCAATCGTTGGAATTTTGGCTGCAGAAGCcttctttataattttggttCTTGGAATTTTATGGTGGAGAGGGTGTCTTGGATGGAAAATTACACGTCCAAAAG ATTGGGAGGGTCTGAGTCTGCAAATTGGTTCATTTACTTTAAAGCAAATCACAACTGCAACCAATAACTTCGACAGTTCCAATAAGATAGGGGAAGGTGGTTTTGGACCTGTTTACAAG GGTATTCTCCCGGATGGTACCGTGATTGCAGTGAAGAAACTTTCTTCAACGTCAAATCAAGGAAAACGCGAATTTGTGAATGAGATAGGCACGATATCATCTTTGCAGCATCCATATCTAGTAAAGCTTTATGGATGTTGCACTGAAAGAGATCAGCTTTTGCTAGTATATGAATATGTGCAAAATAATAGCCTCGCTCGGGCCTTATTTG GTCCTAAGGAATGCCAGTTAGAATTGAATTGGCCAACAAGGCTACAAATTTGTATTGGTATAGCCAAAGGTTTGGCTTTTCTTCATGAGGAGTCGGGATTGAAGATTGTTCACCGAGACATCAAAGGAACTAATATATTGCTAGATGAAAATCTCACTCCAAAGATATCTGACTTTGGTTTGGCCAAGCttgatgaagaagagaatACCCACATGACCACTCGGATTGCTGGAACATT TGGATACATGGCGCCAGAATATGCAACAAGAGGCCACTTAACTGATAAGGCAGATGTTTATAGTTTTGGTATTGTGGCATTAGAAATAGTTAGTGGAAGGAGCAACACCTTATATCGATCAAAGGAGAAGTGCCTTTATCTTCTCGATTGG GCACTTGTGGTGAAAGACCAAGGCAACTTATTGGAGCTGGTTGATCCAAGGTTGGGCTCTAATTTCGACCCAGGCGAGGCAATGGCTATGATCAACATTGCTCTCCTCTGCACCAATGTGTCTTTTTCGGCGAGACCAACCATGTCATCGGTGGTGAGCATGCTGGAAGGCAAGGCTGCAGTCGAGGAATTGACTACAAATCCAAATGACTTAAGAGAAGAGATCAACGCAATGTGGAGACTTATGCAGCAGAACCATAAAATGATTGATAACGGCTGCCACTGTGAGAGTGTATCGTCTATGGACATGCCATCTACCAATCCTTCGTCATCTTTTTGA